The following are encoded together in the Kingella negevensis genome:
- the lepA gene encoding translation elongation factor 4 — protein sequence MKNIRNFSIIAHIDHGKSTLADRFIQYCGGLDLREMSTQVLDSMDIEKERGITIKAQTAALNYKAKNGEIYQLNLIDTPGHVDFSYEVSRSLSACEGALLVVDASQGVEAQTVANCYTAIDLGVEVVPVLNKIDLPAADPDRVSQEIEDIIGIDAVGAVTCSAKSGLGVEDVLEEIVAKIPAPEGNPNAPLQAVIIDSWFDNYVGVVMLIRVKTGTIKLKDKVQFMATKAETQVEQLGVFTPKSVQKQQLSAGEVGFLITGVKELGSAKVGDTVTLANNPAAAPLAGFKEVQSQVFAGLYPVESHDYENLRDALEKLQLNDASLKFEPEVSQALGFGFRCGFLGLLHLEIVQERLEREFDMDLITTAPTVVYEVVLKNGEKIEVENPSKLPDIATIDTILEPIITATILVPQDYVGNVMTLCNQKRGVQRNMQYLGRQVMLTYDLPMNEVVMDFFDKLKSTSRGYASLDYEFKEFQPSDLVKLDIMVNGDKVDALSLIVHRQTSVQRGRELASKMRELIPRQMFDIAVQAAIGGQIIARENVKALRKNVLAKCYGGDITRKKKLLEKQKAGKKRMKQVGNVEIPQSAFLAILEIGDK from the coding sequence ATGAAAAATATTCGTAACTTTTCCATCATCGCCCACATTGACCATGGCAAATCCACATTAGCAGACCGCTTTATCCAATACTGCGGCGGTTTGGATTTGCGTGAAATGAGTACGCAAGTGCTTGATTCTATGGATATTGAAAAAGAACGTGGCATCACGATTAAAGCGCAAACGGCTGCCTTAAATTACAAAGCCAAAAACGGCGAAATCTACCAATTAAACTTAATTGACACACCCGGACACGTGGACTTTTCCTATGAAGTGTCGCGCTCGCTGTCGGCGTGTGAAGGCGCGTTGTTGGTGGTGGACGCATCGCAAGGCGTGGAAGCGCAAACGGTGGCGAACTGCTACACGGCGATTGATTTGGGCGTGGAAGTTGTGCCAGTGCTGAATAAAATTGATTTGCCAGCCGCCGACCCCGACCGTGTGTCGCAAGAAATTGAAGACATCATCGGTATTGACGCGGTGGGCGCGGTAACATGTTCCGCCAAATCGGGCTTGGGCGTGGAAGACGTGCTGGAGGAAATTGTGGCGAAAATCCCTGCCCCCGAAGGCAACCCAAACGCGCCATTGCAAGCCGTGATTATTGATTCGTGGTTTGATAATTATGTTGGCGTGGTGATGTTGATTCGCGTGAAAACCGGCACGATTAAATTGAAAGACAAAGTTCAATTTATGGCGACCAAAGCGGAAACGCAAGTGGAACAACTGGGGGTATTCACACCGAAATCGGTTCAAAAACAACAATTAAGTGCTGGCGAAGTGGGTTTTCTGATTACAGGTGTCAAAGAACTTGGCTCGGCAAAAGTGGGCGATACGGTTACGTTGGCAAACAATCCAGCCGCCGCGCCGTTGGCAGGATTTAAGGAAGTGCAATCGCAAGTTTTCGCTGGTTTGTATCCTGTGGAAAGCCACGACTACGAGAATTTGCGTGATGCCTTGGAAAAATTGCAACTGAATGACGCTTCGTTGAAATTTGAGCCTGAAGTGTCGCAAGCGTTGGGTTTTGGTTTCCGTTGCGGATTCTTGGGCTTGTTGCATTTGGAAATCGTGCAAGAGCGTTTGGAACGCGAATTTGACATGGATTTGATTACGACTGCGCCGACTGTGGTCTATGAAGTCGTGTTGAAAAATGGCGAAAAAATTGAAGTGGAAAATCCGTCCAAATTGCCCGATATTGCCACGATTGATACGATTTTAGAGCCGATTATCACGGCGACGATTCTTGTGCCGCAAGATTATGTGGGCAATGTGATGACGTTGTGTAATCAAAAACGCGGCGTTCAACGCAATATGCAGTATTTGGGCCGCCAAGTGATGCTGACTTATGATTTGCCGATGAATGAAGTGGTGATGGATTTCTTTGATAAATTGAAATCTACTTCGCGTGGTTATGCGTCGTTAGACTATGAATTTAAAGAGTTTCAGCCGTCTGATTTGGTGAAATTGGATATTATGGTGAATGGCGATAAAGTGGACGCTTTGAGTTTGATTGTGCATCGTCAAACTTCGGTACAGCGTGGGCGTGAATTGGCAAGCAAAATGCGTGAACTGATTCCGCGCCAAATGTTTGATATTGCGGTTCAGGCAGCGATTGGCGGTCAAATCATCGCGCGTGAAAACGTGAAAGCCTTGCGTAAAAACGTGTTGGCGAAATGTTATGGCGGTGATATTACGCGTAAGAAAAAATTGTTGGAAAAACAAAAGGCTGGTAAGAAACGCATGAAACAAGTGGGTAATGTGGAAATTCCGCAAAGCGCGTTTTTGGCGATTTTGGAGATTGGGGATAAGTAG
- the lepB gene encoding signal peptidase I: protein MESNQILYATITAAIAGAIMLFSGSKQRNALGEWGNGVQWGYLLIMIGVFGILSAGAQWSFTAVLLTYTVFTGITCVWRKAHLKTQPENAQDNNHFRDYMAGFFPIIAIVFILRTFIAEPFQIPSSSMRPGLVKGDFILVNKFGYGIRIPVLNTVAIPTGKVQRGDVVVFNYPVEPNTNYIKRIVAVGGDTVEYKNKILTVNGQTSIDTPAGNYQYLDDQSATRTIDAQTYQSQFAGKTFNVLKESEAPSVSAPVWNRYQNLMSAKGFQSGLEQNCQYAEDGSAFKCTVPEGKYFVMGDNRDSSADSRYWGFVDDKLMVGKAFMIWMNFSDMKRIGNSIN from the coding sequence GTGGAATCAAACCAAATACTTTACGCCACAATCACCGCAGCCATTGCAGGCGCAATCATGCTATTTTCAGGCAGCAAACAACGCAACGCACTAGGCGAATGGGGCAACGGCGTACAATGGGGTTATCTCTTAATCATGATAGGCGTGTTCGGCATCCTATCCGCAGGCGCACAATGGAGTTTCACCGCCGTATTGCTTACTTACACCGTATTCACAGGCATCACATGCGTTTGGCGCAAAGCCCACCTAAAAACGCAGCCTGAAAACGCACAAGACAACAACCACTTCCGCGACTACATGGCAGGCTTTTTCCCCATTATCGCCATCGTATTCATCTTGCGCACCTTCATCGCCGAACCCTTCCAAATTCCGTCCAGCTCCATGCGACCAGGCTTAGTGAAAGGCGACTTTATCCTTGTAAACAAATTCGGCTACGGCATTCGTATCCCCGTATTGAACACCGTCGCCATTCCCACAGGCAAAGTCCAACGCGGCGACGTAGTCGTATTCAACTACCCAGTAGAACCCAACACCAACTACATCAAACGCATCGTAGCGGTGGGTGGCGACACCGTAGAATACAAAAACAAAATCCTCACTGTGAACGGACAAACCAGCATAGATACACCCGCAGGCAACTACCAATATCTAGACGACCAGTCCGCCACACGCACCATAGACGCACAAACCTACCAATCACAATTTGCAGGCAAAACCTTCAACGTCCTCAAAGAAAGCGAAGCCCCAAGCGTCAGCGCACCCGTATGGAATCGCTACCAAAATCTCATGTCCGCCAAAGGCTTCCAAAGCGGCTTAGAACAAAACTGCCAATACGCAGAAGACGGTAGCGCATTCAAATGCACCGTCCCCGAAGGCAAATACTTTGTCATGGGCGACAACCGAGACAGCAGCGCAGACAGCCGCTATTGGGGGTTTGTGGACGACAAACTCATGGTTGGCAAAGCATTCATGATATGGATGAATTTCAGCGACATGAAACGCATAGGCAACAGCATTAACTAA
- a CDS encoding glycosyltransferase family 2 protein: protein MKLDIIIPCYNTAQTLERAVQSSLKQPELNTLWLIDDASTDNTWQEIQRFAQQYPHKIQAQRLPDNGGVARARNWGALQSRADIIAFLDADDAYQDNTLAAALASFQAFDYLGLIRLRLQPVGLPQKYANHPKLDYAWQVLEMTVGGNTVFRRNFFLACGGFPQDGLFRKFGGEDGALGIATVHSSIVGTLFAPEEPAVLHYCRDGMHAESLLNIHLFGQANPNIRPEDMAQANAVTENIKDQLRSLKTILNVEQTGTMPLIVSR from the coding sequence ATGAAACTAGACATCATCATTCCATGCTACAACACTGCCCAAACCCTAGAACGCGCCGTACAAAGCAGCCTGAAACAACCCGAACTCAACACCCTCTGGCTCATTGACGACGCCTCCACCGACAACACATGGCAAGAAATCCAACGCTTCGCCCAACAATACCCCCACAAAATCCAAGCCCAAAGACTGCCCGATAACGGCGGCGTTGCACGAGCCAGAAACTGGGGCGCATTACAGAGTAGGGCAGACATCATCGCCTTTTTAGACGCAGACGACGCCTACCAAGACAACACACTTGCCGCCGCATTAGCCTCATTCCAAGCCTTCGATTACCTAGGGCTAATCCGCCTGCGCCTACAACCCGTCGGCTTGCCCCAAAAATACGCCAACCACCCCAAACTAGATTACGCATGGCAAGTGCTAGAAATGACCGTAGGCGGCAACACCGTATTCCGCAGAAACTTCTTTCTCGCATGCGGCGGTTTCCCACAAGACGGCTTATTCCGAAAATTCGGCGGCGAAGATGGCGCACTCGGCATCGCCACCGTACACAGCAGCATAGTCGGCACATTATTCGCCCCCGAAGAACCCGCCGTTTTACATTACTGCCGAGACGGCATGCACGCCGAAAGCCTGCTCAATATCCACCTGTTCGGGCAAGCGAACCCCAACATACGCCCCGAAGACATGGCACAAGCCAACGCCGTAACAGAAAACATCAAAGACCAATTACGCAGCCTGAAAACCATACTCAACGTAGAACAAACAGGCACCATGCCATTGATTGTGAGCCGCTAA
- a CDS encoding DUF2726 domain-containing protein, with amino-acid sequence MNLIIFCIILILLCLPLIKFRKQTHNPFEDKNVVLPYFRRTLMTPTELEVYATLLDALPEYMVFTQVQASRVLEVPSNAQTYYWFNLVSRLSYDFVICRTDSTPIAAIEIDDSTHDLPERQEADNRKNKATEAAGVAMIRWKVGETPSENEIKKLIRRIDKRAE; translated from the coding sequence ATGAATTTAATCATTTTTTGTATCATATTGATTTTATTGTGTTTACCGCTAATTAAGTTCCGCAAACAAACACACAACCCATTTGAAGACAAAAACGTCGTCTTGCCATATTTTCGCCGCACCTTGATGACACCAACAGAATTAGAGGTCTATGCCACCTTGTTGGACGCGTTGCCAGAATACATGGTGTTCACGCAAGTGCAAGCGTCGCGCGTGTTGGAAGTCCCAAGTAACGCGCAAACTTATTATTGGTTTAATCTTGTTAGCAGGCTCAGTTATGACTTTGTGATTTGCCGCACAGACAGTACGCCCATCGCCGCTATAGAAATTGACGATAGCACGCACGATTTGCCCGAACGCCAAGAAGCGGATAATCGCAAAAACAAAGCAACGGAAGCCGCTGGTGTCGCGATGATTCGCTGGAAAGTAGGCGAAACACCTAGCGAAAATGAAATTAAAAAATTGATTCGGAGAATTGATAAGCGAGCAGAATAA
- a CDS encoding rolling circle replication-associated protein, translating to MASSTAKPAFALVENIQSFISYFGIQNCGFLTLTFSDDVKCVYEASKRFNSFRTNFLTKVTLSYIGVYERHKSGRIHFHFVVAFPENVLFEYRNGVQVMFNHDEVKQRNYKSANKYLRSMWKLFRESVPKYGFGERGSQILPIYSEKGIARYLAKYLTKGMIDRQPRDKGFRLVRSTSGKKALLWKQVSGSFAWNADSSKEWRKALAFHILEKSNIAKFRLSRVTDFSRMGDKFKTALEKLAVMNSTNYSKIMGSLYGSNWCYKQKDLIWDDYQKFKERIERGEPLVFYYWEMGLQQYERVSYDFLTGKVSSL from the coding sequence ATGGCTAGTTCTACAGCTAAACCAGCTTTTGCGCTGGTTGAGAATATTCAGTCGTTTATCAGTTATTTCGGCATTCAGAACTGTGGGTTTCTGACGCTCACTTTTTCCGATGACGTTAAATGTGTGTATGAAGCTTCTAAACGCTTTAACAGCTTCAGAACGAATTTCTTAACGAAAGTTACGCTTTCTTATATCGGGGTTTACGAACGACACAAATCAGGTCGCATTCATTTTCATTTTGTCGTGGCGTTTCCTGAGAATGTGCTTTTTGAATATCGTAACGGTGTTCAAGTGATGTTCAATCACGATGAAGTAAAACAACGTAATTACAAGAGTGCTAACAAATATCTGCGCTCTATGTGGAAACTGTTTCGTGAGTCTGTGCCTAAATATGGGTTCGGGGAACGTGGTTCGCAAATCCTTCCTATTTACAGTGAGAAAGGCATTGCGCGTTATCTTGCTAAATATCTGACTAAGGGCATGATTGATAGACAACCACGCGATAAAGGTTTTCGGTTAGTACGTTCTACTTCAGGCAAGAAGGCGTTGTTATGGAAACAAGTTTCAGGCTCGTTTGCTTGGAATGCGGATAGTTCCAAAGAATGGCGTAAAGCGTTGGCTTTTCATATTCTTGAGAAGTCGAATATTGCAAAGTTCCGCTTAAGCCGTGTAACGGATTTTTCAAGAATGGGCGATAAATTTAAGACTGCTCTTGAGAAACTGGCTGTAATGAATAGCACGAATTACAGCAAGATAATGGGCTCGCTGTATGGCTCTAATTGGTGCTACAAACAAAAAGATTTGATTTGGGACGATTATCAGAAGTTTAAAGAAAGAATTGAACGCGGTGAACCGTTGGTTTTCTATTACTGGGAAATGGGTTTACAGCAGTATGAGCGCGTTTCTTATGATTTTTTGACTGGTAAAGTGAGTTCTTTATGA
- a CDS encoding major capsid protein gives MTMNVKQKLIAVAGNQKAKLAAVGTAALAVSSGASAAIPPEVTKAITDGFADAQLVAYAILTGLAVIYGISLAKRLLK, from the coding sequence ATGACTATGAACGTAAAACAAAAACTGATTGCTGTTGCTGGTAATCAAAAAGCTAAATTGGCTGCGGTTGGTACTGCTGCCCTTGCAGTGTCTTCAGGCGCGTCGGCTGCTATTCCTCCTGAAGTAACTAAAGCGATTACTGACGGTTTTGCCGATGCTCAACTGGTTGCTTATGCAATCTTGACTGGTTTGGCTGTTATTTACGGCATCTCTTTGGCTAAACGCTTGCTGAAATAA
- a CDS encoding virulence factor TspB C-terminal domain-related protein — MRYSNLLLVAALMPLFLFRPAYSFVPAVPLPPVPVVPAPIGGGVIPGDIIPGSSGSGGKSDISLDCYLNLTCAVVDSVRNAMRGSNSSDSSNNSVGSGSANSSGSNNSGGSTPPPSTGNGSGTNGGSGSSGSVDATASAAIIAWRDKWVHIFNSMNEEAKSIKDGLARDLVWCANVYQYGSDAHAECSEYKRKLANDELERLRQRIDKAKELKDKEFQELQKKLNVNVSVGTPNVNVTGGGVAAGVANGGNNQACKINGVWMPCSGVGTSNNPDLSGLGSGVEGIAGTGSNSSAGSNAGSNTNVNNNTATNTNTNTNISNSSASTNSSVHSTASNSTVNNITNNYGIQELPKTESMSDFCKAHPNSGSCVEWSDDGLKSASAASSTSLQSKVINIRPSGFFTGSIRYGCPKPEEVKMRVGNFSLAYDGLCEFASRISPFVIITFYILTAFSVLKFVRR; from the coding sequence ATGCGCTATTCTAATTTACTTCTTGTTGCGGCTTTAATGCCGCTTTTTTTATTCCGTCCTGCTTATTCTTTTGTTCCTGCTGTTCCTCTTCCTCCTGTTCCTGTTGTTCCTGCTCCTATAGGTGGTGGGGTGATTCCTGGAGATATTATTCCAGGTTCCTCTGGTTCTGGTGGTAAATCAGATATTTCTCTAGATTGTTATTTAAATCTTACTTGTGCGGTTGTTGACTCTGTTAGAAATGCAATGCGCGGTTCTAATAGTTCAGATAGCTCTAATAATTCAGTTGGTTCGGGTTCTGCTAATTCGAGCGGTTCTAACAATTCAGGAGGTTCTACACCTCCGCCATCTACGGGTAATGGTTCGGGTACTAATGGCGGTTCAGGTAGTAGCGGTTCGGTTGATGCTACTGCTTCGGCTGCAATTATTGCGTGGCGTGATAAATGGGTACACATTTTTAATAGTATGAATGAAGAAGCTAAATCAATTAAAGACGGTCTGGCAAGAGATTTGGTTTGGTGTGCTAATGTTTATCAGTACGGTTCTGATGCTCATGCTGAATGTTCTGAATATAAACGTAAGCTTGCTAATGATGAGTTAGAGCGTTTGCGACAGAGAATAGATAAAGCTAAGGAACTTAAAGACAAGGAGTTTCAAGAGTTGCAAAAGAAATTAAATGTTAATGTCTCGGTCGGAACGCCGAATGTAAATGTTACTGGCGGTGGCGTGGCTGCTGGCGTGGCTAATGGTGGTAATAATCAGGCTTGTAAAATTAATGGCGTGTGGATGCCGTGTAGCGGTGTTGGTACAAGTAATAATCCCGATTTAAGCGGTTTGGGTTCGGGGGTTGAAGGCATTGCTGGTACAGGTTCTAACTCATCTGCTGGTTCTAATGCTGGTTCTAATACGAATGTTAATAACAATACTGCAACTAACACAAATACTAATACAAATATTAGTAATTCTAGTGCTTCAACGAATAGCAGTGTTCATTCTACAGCTTCAAATTCTACAGTAAATAATATTACAAATAACTACGGCATTCAGGAATTGCCTAAGACAGAAAGCATGTCTGATTTTTGTAAGGCTCACCCTAATTCTGGTTCTTGTGTTGAATGGTCTGATGATGGGTTAAAAAGTGCCTCTGCTGCTTCTTCAACTTCTCTTCAGTCTAAGGTCATTAATATTCGTCCGAGTGGATTTTTTACTGGCTCTATCAGATATGGTTGTCCTAAGCCTGAAGAGGTAAAAATGAGGGTAGGTAATTTCTCTTTAGCTTATGACGGTCTTTGTGAGTTTGCTAGTCGTATTTCTCCCTTTGTGATTATTACTTTTTATATTCTGACTGCGTTTTCTGTTTTGAAATTTGTGAGGAGATAA
- a CDS encoding DUF2523 family protein, translated as MALPLIPIISTAIVTALTSSVGKLAIQALTSIGFGYVMYQGFDVLMIELNARVSKGLSDIPYSLLALLSISGFLDGIQIMLGGMGVAVSLMITQRMAFFGVDK; from the coding sequence ATGGCTTTGCCTCTTATTCCGATTATTTCGACGGCTATTGTTACAGCTTTGACTTCATCTGTCGGCAAATTAGCTATTCAGGCTTTAACATCTATTGGGTTCGGTTATGTTATGTATCAAGGTTTTGATGTTTTAATGATTGAGCTGAATGCCAGGGTTTCGAAAGGATTGAGTGATATTCCGTATAGCTTATTAGCTTTGTTGAGCATAAGCGGTTTTTTGGACGGTATTCAAATTATGCTGGGTGGCATGGGTGTTGCGGTGTCTTTGATGATTACGCAAAGAATGGCGTTTTTCGGAGTGGATAAATGA
- a CDS encoding zonular occludens toxin domain-containing protein produces the protein MIYLITGGMGTGKTSLAVEMILNNYEGLFKIESEDGTLIDRPLYFCHIDGLDEQKFKAHRITEQEIQSAPLNEILPEGSVLLIDECDYTYPLRSSARAVPPYIQTLKELRHDGFTLILMTQHPSMVDKYIRQLVNKHIHLERKAVGTKRYEWYHCEENLNVTTFASSIEQFYKPSAEAQKYFKSASKHVKFKKKLPWVLKLLPVGALVLVFLVFRIINGWQNKADTLKGAIAATETTISPKTEPSASSPVSALDFKGGTRGTEGHASEVLGVAVADYVPRIPSLPETKPIYDRLRRPVNMETVAGCVKSKNSCNCYTEQATKVFVSKEMCAYWAENGIFQIYKKHG, from the coding sequence ATGATTTATTTAATTACTGGCGGCATGGGTACGGGTAAGACTTCTTTAGCCGTTGAAATGATTTTAAATAATTATGAAGGATTGTTTAAAATTGAGAGTGAAGATGGTACGCTCATAGACCGCCCTCTATACTTCTGTCATATCGATGGATTAGATGAACAGAAATTTAAAGCGCACAGAATTACTGAACAAGAAATACAGTCTGCGCCGTTGAATGAAATTTTGCCTGAGGGTTCTGTACTATTGATTGATGAATGTGATTACACTTATCCGCTCCGCTCTTCAGCTCGTGCCGTTCCGCCTTATATTCAGACATTAAAAGAATTGCGACACGATGGGTTTACTCTCATTCTTATGACGCAGCATCCTAGTATGGTGGATAAATATATTAGACAGCTCGTTAATAAGCACATTCATCTTGAGCGCAAAGCGGTTGGTACTAAACGCTATGAGTGGTATCACTGCGAAGAGAATTTAAATGTAACTACATTCGCTTCGTCTATTGAGCAATTTTATAAACCATCTGCCGAAGCACAAAAATATTTTAAATCCGCTTCTAAACACGTGAAGTTTAAAAAAAAGCTACCTTGGGTTTTGAAGCTATTGCCAGTCGGAGCTCTGGTGCTTGTCTTTTTGGTGTTTCGAATTATTAACGGTTGGCAGAATAAGGCTGATACGCTGAAGGGGGCTATAGCAGCAACTGAAACAACAATCAGTCCAAAGACTGAGCCGTCCGCGTCCTCGCCTGTTTCAGCCCTTGATTTCAAGGGGGGAACTAGAGGAACGGAAGGACATGCTTCGGAGGTGCTTGGGGTTGCGGTTGCTGACTATGTCCCGCGTATCCCGTCTTTGCCTGAAACTAAACCAATCTATGATAGGTTAAGAAGACCTGTGAATATGGAAACAGTAGCAGGTTGCGTTAAAAGCAAAAATAGCTGTAATTGTTACACCGAACAGGCGACTAAAGTTTTTGTAAGTAAGGAAATGTGTGCTTACTGGGCTGAGAACGGAATATTCCAAATTTATAAAAAACATGGATAA
- a CDS encoding transcriptional regulator: MQNINNWLDTFKKRKNFKSDYQLAKYWQVTTATISQYRKERLRLPVAKCLEIAELCYCHPLEIILSLEYPRAKPSEQEIIKQIYWVATVCNATERMNARCFTRKYYKYRNR; encoded by the coding sequence ATGCAAAACATAAACAACTGGCTAGACACGTTCAAGAAACGTAAAAACTTCAAAAGTGATTATCAACTGGCAAAATATTGGCAAGTTACCACCGCAACAATCTCGCAGTACAGAAAAGAGCGTTTAAGACTACCTGTAGCTAAGTGTCTTGAAATAGCAGAGCTTTGTTATTGCCACCCACTGGAAATCATCTTATCTCTTGAGTATCCACGCGCCAAACCAAGCGAGCAGGAAATCATCAAACAAATTTACTGGGTTGCGACTGTTTGCAATGCAACTGAGCGGATGAATGCGCGTTGTTTCACACGCAAATACTACAAATATAGAAATCGTTAA